The stretch of DNA GTTGGCCGCGGGGATCTCGGCGGACCGGTAGGCCGCGCTGTTCACGTTGCCGACGGGCAGGTACTGCAGGGCGAGCGTGACGACGGCCATCGGGTGGTCGTCGATCGACGTCACCGGCGGCGCGGGCGGAGGAGAGGAGCCGAGCGCGCTGCGCGGGCCGTCCGAAGCCAGTGCCCTGGCCATGCTCGCGCACCGGCCGTGCTCGCTCTCCGGAGTGCCCACGTACACATCCGCACCCAGCGGCTCCGTGACCTCGCTCCGCAGGAACGTGCCGAGCGAGACCCCAGTGATCCGCCGGACGACCTCGCCGACCAGATAGCCGTAGCTCAGCGCGTGGTACCCCTGGGCCGAGCCCGGCTTCCACCACGGCGGCGTCGCGGCGAGCGCCCCGCACACCTTCTCCCAGTCGTAGAGGTCGTCCGAGGTCATGGGCTCGCGCGGCGCGATCACCCCGGAGCGATGGCTCAGGAGCCAGCGCACCGGGATGTCCGCCTTGCCCTCCTGGGCGAACTCCGGCCAGTAGCGGGCGACCGGCGCGTCCAGATCGAGCTCACCCCGGTCGGCAAGGAGATGCGCGCACAGCGCGGTCATCCCCTTGGTCGTGGAGTACACGTTCACCAGCGCGTCGCGCTCCCACGCGCGCGTGCCCGTCCTGTCCGCGTCGCCGCCCCACAGGTCGACGACGAACTCGCCGTCCACGGTGACCGCGACGGCCGCGCCGAGGTCGCCGCGTTCGGTGAAGTTCCGCTCGAACTCCTCGCGTACGCCCTCGAATCCGGGGGCGCAGCTGCCATGGATGTGTGCGGTCATGAATCTCCAAAAGAGAAGGCAAGGAGGTGTTCCCACTCCTTGCCACTCTTAATTTATAGCGCAGTGGGGGGCTTGCGGCAAGGCCCCCGTCATGCCCCACAATCGCAGGCCTAAGCCCAGGACCTGCGAAAACGGGAGATTCTCTAAGTGCCTGCGTTGCTGTCTGCGTTCGACCTTCCTGCCCGCCTCGCCCCCAAGTCCGACCCGACGCTGATCGCCCGGGACGAGAAGCATTTCGCGGCCGTCGCACAGAGCCTTGAGCAGACCATCGCC from Streptomyces sp. BA2 encodes:
- a CDS encoding serine hydrolase domain-containing protein, with the translated sequence MTAHIHGSCAPGFEGVREEFERNFTERGDLGAAVAVTVDGEFVVDLWGGDADRTGTRAWERDALVNVYSTTKGMTALCAHLLADRGELDLDAPVARYWPEFAQEGKADIPVRWLLSHRSGVIAPREPMTSDDLYDWEKVCGALAATPPWWKPGSAQGYHALSYGYLVGEVVRRITGVSLGTFLRSEVTEPLGADVYVGTPESEHGRCASMARALASDGPRSALGSSPPPAPPVTSIDDHPMAVVTLALQYLPVGNVNSAAYRSAEIPAANGHASARGLATVYAALGGGELVSPAALERLRTRQGEPDEPDLVLAAGTAWGEKWDWGLGYMLNLYGQAGPNPRAFGHGGAGGSYAFADPENKVSYAYVMNQMGGGTSGEDLRSVHLVGALYRALR